The proteins below are encoded in one region of Salmo salar chromosome ssa02, Ssal_v3.1, whole genome shotgun sequence:
- the si:dkey-256h2.1 gene encoding Peptide-N4-N-acetyl-beta-D-glucosaminylasparagine amidase F precursor has translation MAWLSSTLVLCCLTVTLGLDVIQIDATAKMRGRKSTHNLDYDEGAFSPSTFAHSTTNFKSKITLQQVTVLEPGNTAPAFKVVTLDGEFIYPPLAGLKGPLIIHAFTNKSAFLECLWNSESSLTDLVQNLPESTQVLFVSLDDSSVNDALWMRDQVLRVASHRKTEVLSRLHFSPVPVFCLGNWIPSVLYSWGCSGHNCGLSQAVFTSTGWNMPVIVKRLDARYDWLMGSWSQMKHQLIDAGDGCEPAPSAAGAVAWVSEGNCSFFTKVKNMAKSNATGVLVHARPGNPIQDMNCVGDECSTPLGIPAAMVHCEPSVAQALRYGHMVNVSFQSTPSPNFFIGIDQQGALSEMGWFLYPSFKFINWQAQWFDFYEGLQTRLRDPAWVVPVFEKVQMQGQSGAVATVNLPSDMLDFDMLELDASLSCPSQRDDSCAHWDHTVQLFVCCDHFSPYCNMEMGRWITAFRRGIGRWLTDVSPLVPLLNNGRCTFTMKTVPWAMPWVVSLSLRFSHTNHSTNHSDELYPFKLMSLYSGGTFDKEYNKRYQPIKFTVPASTKKVELYAVITGHGSDENGCGEFCVTSHHFLVNGAFNNTRIFDSAGSALGCAMRVGEGAVPNEHGTWLYGRGGWCDGLQVNPWRIDITTQLDMSGIEANTLLYFGLYSGQDPNPSHDPGYIVMFSYLVFYK, from the exons ATGGCTTGGTTATCATCAACTTTGGTGCTGTGCTGCTTAACAGTAACGTTAGGCCTAGATGTAATTCAAATTGATGCAACAGCGAAAATGAGAGGGAGGAAGTCAACTCATAATTTAGACTACGACGAGGGTGCATTCTCACCATCTACATTTGCGCATAGTACCACCAACTTCAAATCCAAAATAACTCTTCAACAAGTCACGGTATTGGAGCCAGGTAACACCGCTCCAGCTTTCAAAGTGGTAACCCTTGATGGAGAATTCATTTACCCGCCACTTGCAGGGTTGAAAGGGCCATTGATAATTCATGCTTTTACCAACAAGTCTGCCTTTTTGGAGTGCCTGTGGAACTCCGAGTCGTCATTAACCGACTTGGTCCAGAACCTACCTGAGAGCACCCAAGTCCTCTTCGTGTCTCTTGATGACAGCTCTGTCAACGATGCCTTATGGATGAGAGATCAAGTCCTTCGTGTAGCATCGCATAG AAAGACAGAGGTTTTGTCCAGATTGCACTTCTCCCCTGTTCCTGTATTTTGCTTGGGGAACTGGATTCCCAGTGTGCTGTACTCTTGGGGTTGTTCCGGACACAACTGTGGCCTTTCTCAGGCAGTTTTTACCTCTACAG GGTGGAATATGCCGGTGATTGTCAAGAGACTTGATGCGCGATACGATTGGCTGATGGGCTCCTGGAGCCAAATGAAACACCAGTTGATTGATGCAGGCGATGGATGTGAGCCCGCCCCCTCCGCTGCAGGTGCTGTTGCCTGGGTTTCCGAGGGCAACTGCTCCTTTTTCACGAAG GTGAAGAACATGGCCAAGTCCAACGCCACAGGTGTCCTTGTCCATGCACGTCCTGGAAACCCGATCCAGGATATGAACTGTGTGGGAGACGAATGTTCTACGCCACTAGGCATACCTGCTGCCATGGTGCATTGCGAGCCCTCTGTTGCCCAGGCCCTTAG ataTGGGCACATGGTGAACGTGTCCTTTCAGAGTACCCCCTCTCCAAACTTCTTCATTGGCATTGACCAGCAGGGGGCACTGTCTGAGATGGGCtggttcctctacccctccttcaAGTTTATCAACTGGCAGGCCCAGTG GTTTGATTTCTATGAGGGGCTTCAGACTAGACTCCGTGACCCAGCCTGGGTGGTCCCTGTGTTTGAGAAGGTCCAGATGCAAGGACAGAGTGGAGCAGTAGCTACTGTGAACCTGCCTTCTG ACATGTTGGATTTTGACATGCTGGAGTTGGACGCGTCTCTATCCTGTCCCAGCCAGAGGGATGACTCCTGCGCCCACTGGGACCACACTGTGCAGCTGTTTGTGTGCTGTGACCATTTCAGTCCCTACTGCAACATGGAGATGGGGCGCTGGATAACAGCCTTCCGCAG AGGCATTGGGCGCTGGCTCACTGATGTTTCTCCTCTGGTGCCTCTGTTGAACAATGGGAGATGTACCTTCACCATGAAGACTGTGCCTTGGGCCATGCCCTGGGTGGTGTCTCTGAGTCTGCGATTCAGCCACACAAATCACTCAA CCAATCACTCAGACGAGCTTTACCCCTTTAAGCTGATGTCATTGTACAGTGGAGGCACCTTTGACAAGGAATACAACAAGAGATACCAACCAATCAAATTCACTGTCCCAGCCTCAACAAAAAAG GTGGAGTTGTATGCCGTAATCACAGGCCACGGGAGCGACGAGAACGGTTGTGGCGAGTTCTGCGTGACGTCACACCACTTCCTCGTCAACGGAGCATTCAATAACACCCGTATTTTTGACTCGGCAG GTTCAGCCCTGGGGTGTGCCATGCGGGTGGGAGAGGGGGCGGTGCCCAACGAGCATGGCACCTGGCTGTACGGCCGTGGAGGCTGGTGTGATGGGCTACAGGTCAACCCCTGGAGGATTGACATCACCACACAG CTGGACATGAGTGGGATTGAAGCCAATACTCTGCTCTACTTTGGCCTTTACAGTGGACAGGACCCCAATCCGTCTCACGACCCTGGCTACATTGTCATGTTTTCTTATCTGGTGTTCTACAAGTAG
- the LOC106582155 gene encoding collagen alpha-1(XXVIII) chain — protein MLRKDIMGKGVALFLLLLALHEAIGQRRRKGKYSVLRDGGNDMTTCSMEVAFILDSSESAKTFLFEKQKSFVLHFSTRLTMLQVSGWTLKLRMAALQYSSSVSVEHSFTAWQDLDVFHSRVSSMAYIGHGTYSTYAITNATQLFTQETKEDSVRVEVLMTDGADHPRNPDVIGAAVDAKASGVKLFAVGLSDLARQSQNSAKLRAIASTPAQQFVHSLTDPQLEEKLLKELAAIALEACPQAKVCLCERGERGPPGNPGKKGDPGYEGPSGPKGSRGEPGVSGRPGSDGLEGSPGYKGDKGEIGDCGTPGEKGDKGPGGPPGPRGPRGDQGVNGPPGDQGPEGQTGPKGDQGPTGASGPAGDIGIGFPGPKGAKGIQGRPGTPGPIGIGEPGQPGPPGLAGAQGNQGAVGEGLPGPKGDRGYEGPRGERGLTGVGVKGDKGNPGQLGSQGLVGMPGAGIQGEKGNQGPVGPPGPRGNPGVGLMGQKGSQGFSGEPGIPGERGVGEPGPKGDPGSDGLPGIPGLSGEDGDIGQKGDIGLQGPRGPDGAPGKGVPGEKGDRGERGSRGQLGAVGPVGPMGAKGEPGSAGRAGTNGPPGRGLPGIKGDPGAVGPPGHVGEPGIGITGPKGERGLPGPIGPTGLEGEGLPGTPGPPGIPGLTGETGPEGKGLPGPKGDRGTPGPTGPAGAPGVGLMGPKGSAGQIGAQGPQGLPGEGIQGPKGESGFQGITGPRGPPGQGIQGEKGNRGFVGERGRKGDRGETGERGAAGPLGRLGEKGEAGLTREEVIKLVRSICGCGVKCRESPLEMVFVIDSSESVGPDNFNVVKDFVNALVDRASVSRETTHVGVVLYSHINMVVVSLHQQASRDQVKKAVRTMTYLGEGTFTGSAIHQANQVFRAARPGVRKVAIVITDGQADERDTVRLEEAVKEANGSNIEMFVIGVVNQSDPLYEEFKKELHLMASDPDREHVYLIDDFRTLPALESKLLSRICESDGGAQFSSIPSSRYSPGTPGQAGIVRETPERTDTDTPNFNGDFKKTQMVPGSPGESDRVFIPQGPQPGDRDNSETYRVPSFDREPFKRLPEFLLPSEVKNPTHGVVMTGPQAPTQMPLPVVKLPRLPSTSPPLPQDALIPDESCGQILDPGPCRDYVVKWYYDSTANACAQFWFGGCQGNQNQFESEKSCKKTCVKF, from the exons ATGTTGAGAAAGGACATCATGGGGAAAGGAGTGGCTCTGTTCCTTCTACTGTTGGCACTTCACGAGGCCATAGGCCAGAGAAGAAGAAAGGGAAAGTACAGTGTCCTCAGAGATGGAGGAAATG ACATGACAACATGTTCCATGGAGGTGGCCTTCATTCTGGACAGTTCGGAGAGCGCCAAGACCTTCCTGTTCGAGAAGCAGAAGTCCTTTGTTCTGCATTTCAGCACTCGTCTCACCATGCTCCAGGTGTCTGGATGGACCCTGAAGCTGCGGATGGCTGCTCTGCAGTACAGTAGCTCCGTGTCTGTAGAGCACAGCTTCACTGCCTGGCAGGACCTGGATGTGTTCCACAGCAGAGTCAGCTCCATGGCCTACATTGGCCACGGTACCTACTCCACCTACGCCATCACCAACGCCACGCAGCTCTTCACCCAGGAGACCAAGGAGGACAGCGTCAGGGTGGAGGTGCTCATGACTGACGGTGCCGATCATCCGAGGAACCCTGATGTGATCGGAGCAGCGGTGGATGCTAAGGCTAGTGGCGTGAAGCTCTTTGCCGTAGGGTTGTCGGACTTGGCCCGCCAGAGCCAGAACAGTGCCAAACTCCGGGCTATCGCCAGCACACCGGCCCAGCAGTTCGTCCACAGTCTCACTGACCCCCAGCTAGAGGAGAAGTTACTGAAAGAGTTG GCTGCAATAGCGCTTGAGGCG TGTCCACAGGctaaagtgtgtttgtgtgaaagaggggagagaggcccTCCTGGAAACCCA GGTAAAAAAGGAGATCCAGGATATGAAGGACCATCTGGTCCAAAAGGATCAAGG GGAGAACCTGGAGTCAGTGGCCGACCAGGAAGTGACGGTCTTGAG GGCAGTCCTGGTTATAAAGGTGACAAG GGGGAGATAGGAGATTGTGGCACCCCTGGGGAAAAAGGAGATAAA GGCCCTGGAGGACCTCCTGGCCCACGGGGACCCAGAGGAGACCAG GGTGTTAACGGACCACCTGGGGACCAGGGTCCGGAGGGCCAAACAGGACCTAAA GGGGACCAAGGACCCACCGGTGCATCTGGACCAGCAGGTGACATTGGCATTGGGTTCCCAGGTCCAAAG ggGGCCAAAGGAATTCAGGGAAGACCAGGAACCCCTGGTCCCATTGGAATTGGAGAGCCAGGACAGCCA GGACCCCCAGGACTCGCTGGAGCACAGGGTAACCAGGGAGCTGTTGGGGAGGGGCTCCCTGGCCCAAAG GGGGATCGAGGCTACGAGGGCCCCAGAGGTGAGCGTGGTCTCACTGGTGTTGGGGTCAAAGGTGATAAG GGAAATCCTGGACAGCTTGGATCACAAGGACTGGTGGGAATGCCAGGGGCAGGAATTCAAGGAGAAAAG GGGAACCAAGGGCCAGTTGGCCCTCCAGGCCCCCGAGGGAATCCAGGTGTGGGACTTATGGGCCAAAAG GGAAGCCAAGGCTTCTCAGGTGAGCCTGGAATCCCAGGGGAGAGAGGTGTCGGGGAGCCAGGACCTAAA GGAGACCCAGGATCGGATGGGTTACCTGGTATTCCGGGCCTCTCTGGAGAGGATGGAGATATAGGACAGAAG GGTGACATTGGGTTACAGGGGCCCAGAGGACCTGATGGGGCACCCGGAAAAGGTGTCCCTGGAGAAAAG GGGGACCGAGGGGAGCGGGGCTCCAGGGGCCAGCTAGGGGCAGTAGGGCCTGTGGGGCCAATGGGGGCCAAG GGTGAACCCGGAAGTGCTGGACGAGCAGGTACAAATGGACCACCTGGGCGGGGATTACCCGGTATCAAG GGGGATCCTGGTGCAGTAGGCCCACCCGGACATGTTGGTGAACCAGGAATAGGAATCACTGGACCGAAG GGTGAGAGAGGGCTACCAGGACCCATTGGTCCAACTGGGCTTGAAGGGGAAGGCCTCCCTGGAACCCCA GGCCCCCCTGGAATACCAGGACTGACAGGTGAGACTGGACCAGAAGGAAAAGGTTTACCTGGTCCTAAG GGAGACCGGGGAACTCCAGGCCCCACAGGACCAGCTGGAGCACCAGGAGTCGGGCTAATGGGTCCCAAG GGGTCAGCCGGTCAGATTGGAGCACAGGGTCCCCAGGGACTGCCTGGAGAGGGCATTCAAGGACCAAAG GGGGAGTCAGGATTCCAGGGGATCACGGGCCCCAGGGGGCCCCCAGGACAGGGTATTCAAGGGGAAAAG GGAAACAGGGGGTTCGTGGGTGAACGAGGCAGAAAGGGGGACaggggagagactggagagagaggagctgctggACCTTTG ggcagactgggagaAAAAGGGGAAGCTGGCCTAACA AGAGAGGAGGTCATCAAACTGGTCAGATCTATATGTG GTTGTGGGGTGAAGTGCCGTGAGAGCCCACTGGAGATGGTCTTTGTGATTGACAGCTCAGAGAGCGTTGGCCCCGACAACTTCAACGTGGTCAAGGACTTTGTGAACGCTCTGGTTGACCGCGCCTCCGTGAGCCGGGAGACCACTCACGTCGGGGTAGTCCTCTACAGCCACATCAACATGGTGGTGGTCAGTCTGCACCAGCAGGCCAGCCGGGACCAG GTGAAGAAGGCGGTCCGCACTATGACCTACCTGGGCGAAGGCACCTTTACGGGCAGCGCCATCCATCAGGCCAACCAGGTGTTCCGGGCGGCCAGGCCCGGGGTGAGGAAAGTGGCCATAGTGATCACAGATGGACAGGCGGACGAGAGGGACACTGTGAGGCTGGAGGAGGCGGTGAAAGAGGCCAATGGCAGTAACATTGAGATGTTTGTCATCGGGGTGGTGAACCAGAGTGATCCGCTGTACGAGGAGTTTAAGAAAGAGCTCCACCTCATGGCCTCTGACCCAGACAGGGAACACGTCTACCTGATTGATGACTTCAGGACACTTCCTG CCCTTGAGAGCAAGCTGTTGAGTCGGATCTGTGAGAGTGATGGCGGGGCCCAGTtcagctccatccccagctccaGATACTCCCCCGGAACCCCTGGACAAGCTGGGATTGTCAGGGAAACCCCAGAGAGGACTGATACCGACACGCCCAATTTCAATGGAGACTTCAAGAAAACACAGATGGTG CCAGGTTCACCAGGAGAGTCAGACAGAGTCTTTATCCCACAGGGCCCCCAGCCCGGGGACCGAGATAACTCAGAGACCTACAGGGTCCCATCCTTTGACAGGGAACCCTTCAAGCGCCTACCAGAGTTCCTTCTTCCGTCAGAGGTGAAGAACCCCACCCACGGTGTGGTCATGACGGGCCCCCAGGCCCCCACCCAGATGCCCCTTCCCGTAGTAAAGCTACCCAggctcccctctacctctccacctctgCCCCAGGATGCTTTAATACCAG ATGAGAGCTGTGGACAGATTCTGGACCCCGGGCCTTGCAGGGATTATGTTGTGAAGTGGTACTATGACAGTACGGCTAACGCCTGTGCCCAGTTCTGGTTCGGAGGCTGTCAGGGAAACCAAAACCAGTTTGAGTCGGAGAAGAGCTGCAAAAAAACCTGTGTGAAGTTCTAA
- the LOC106582151 gene encoding GATOR complex protein MIOS, with the protein MSGSKPDILWSPHHADRYVICDSELGLYRIGPVGSGETKAGALPLSEETAATLLAINSDTPYMKCVAWYPKHEPECLLAVGQANGRVVLTSLGQSHNSKCKELMGKEFVPKHARQCNTLAWNPVDSNWLAAGLDKHRADFSVLIWDISSKFTPEASVATEKIRLSSGDTDSGLVVTKPLYELGQNDACLSLCWLPRDQKLLLAGMHRNLAIFDLRNTSQKTFVNTKAIQGVTVDPHFPDRVASFFEGQVAIWDLRKFEKPVLTLTEQPKPLTKVAWCPTRMGLLATLTRDSNIIRLYDMQHTPTPIGDETEPTIIERSVQPSNSLIGSFAWHPTSQNRMVVVSAANRTMTDFTVFERISLAWSSTTSLMWACGRHLYECAEEGGVGGEGTVEKDIATKMRQRAQSRYGHDTVQVWKNHLLAGGDDPQLKSLWYTLFFMKQYTEDMEQKQQGNKQPLVYSGIKNIVKSSSGTTENRRCWSGSDRQTDVPRFHSEERSLALRLCGWINRGPDINVEPFLRSLEGEGEWERAAAVALFNLDIRRAIQILNKGASAERGDLNLNVVAMALSGYTDEKSSLWREMCSSLRLQLKNPYLCVMFAFLTSEPGTYDGVLYESSVAVTDRVAFACMFLNDAQLPRYMEKLTSEMKEVGNLEGILLTGLTKDGVDLMESYVDRTGDVQTASFCMLRGSPGEVVKDPRVQCWIENYRNLLDAWRFWHKRAEFDIHRSKLDPSSKPLAQVFVSCNFCGKSISYSCSAMPHQGRGFSQYGVSGSPTKSKVTSCPGCRKPLPRCALCLMNMGTPVSNCPGTGKSDEKVDLTRENKLAQFNNWFTWCHNCRHGGHAGHILSWFRDHTECPVSACTCKCMQLDTTGNLVPSDSH; encoded by the exons ATGAGTGGCTCAAAGCCAGACATTCTGTGGTCTCCCCACCACGCCGACCGCTATGTCATCTGTGATTCAGAGCTTGGACTGTACCGCATCGGACCTGTGGGGAGCGGCGAGACCAAAGCCggagctctccccctctctgaggAGACCGCTGCTACCCTATTAGCGATCAACTCTGACACCCCCTACATGAAATGTGTGGCCTGGTACCCAAAGCACGAGCCTGAATGTCTGCTAGCAGTTGGACAGGCTAACGGCAGGGTAGTCCTCACTAGCCTAGGCCAGAGCCACAACTCCAAGTGCAAGGAGCTAATGGGGAAGGAGTTTGTGCCCAAGCATGCACGTCAATGCAACACCCTAGCCTGGAACCCTGTAGACAGCAACTGGCTAGCCGCTGGGCTGGACAAGCACAGAGCAGACTTCTCAGTGCTCATATGGGACATTAGCAGTAAGTTCACCCCAGAGGCTAGTGTAGCCACTGAAAAGATCCGTCTCTCATCAGGAGACACAGACTCTGGCCTAGTGGTGACCAAGCCCCTGTATGAGCTAGGCCAGAACGATGCTTGCCTGTCCCTCTGCTGGCTGCCCCGCGACCAGAAGCTGCTCTTGGCTGGCATGCACCGTAACCTGGCCATCTTCGACCTGCGCAACACCAGCCAGAAGACCTTCGTCAACACCAAGGCCATCCAGGGTGTGACAGTGGACCCCCACTTCCCAGACCGTGTGGCCTCCTTCTTCGAGGGCCAGGTGGCCATCTGGGACCTGCGCAAGTTTGAGAAGCCAGTGCTCACGCTCACCGAGCAGCCCAAGCCACTCACCAAG GTGGCCTGGTGCCCCACGCGTATGGGCCTGTTGGCCACGCTGACACGTGACAGCAACATCATCCGCCTTTACGACATGCAGCACACGCCCACGCCCATCGGCGACGAGACAGAGCCCACGATCATCGAGCGCAGCGTGCAGCCCAGCAACAGCCTCATTGGCAGCTTCGCCTGGCACCCCACTTCCCAGAACCGCATGGTGGTGGTTTCGGCCGCCAACCGCACCATGACCGACTTCACTGTGTTCGAACGTATATCTTTAGCCTGGAGCTCCACCACTTCGCTCATGTGGGCCTGCGGCAGACACCTCTATGAGTGTGCTGAGGAGGGGGGCGTGGGAGGGGAGGGTACTGTAGAGAAGGACATAGCCACTAAAATGAGGCAGAGGGCCCAGTCCAGGTACGGTCATGATACGGTCCAGGTGTGGAAGAACCATTTGCTGGCCGGAGGGGACGACCCCCAGCTCAAGTCCCTGTGGTACACTCTGTTCT TCATGAAGCAGTACACTGAAGACATGGAGCAGAAACAGCAGGGGAACAAACAGCCCCTGGTCTATTCAGGCATCAAGAACATAGTCAAGTCCAGCTCAG GCACTACAGAGAACCGGCGGTGCTGGAGCGGCTCAGACCGCCAGACGGACGTCCCCAGGTTCCACAGCGAGGAGCGTAGCCTTGCCCTGCGTCTGTGCGGCTGGATCAACCGAGGCCCCGACATCAACGTGGAGCCCTTCCTGCGCTCCCTGGAGGGGGAGGGCGAGTGGGAGCGTGCGGCCGCCGTGGCCCTCTTCAACCTGGACATCCGTAGGGCCATCCAGATCCTCAACAAGGGAGCCTCCGCTGAGAGAG GGGACCTGAACCTAAACGTGGTTGCCATGGCGTTGTCAGGTTACACGGACGAGAAGAGTTCCCTGTGGAGGGAGATGTGCAGCTCTCTGAGGCTGCAACTCAAGAACCCCTACCTGTGTGTCATGTTTGCCTTCCTCACcagtgagcctggcacctacgaCGGAGTACTG TATGAGAGCAGTGTGGCTGTAACGGACCGAGTGGCCTTCGCATGCATGTTCCTAAACGACGCACAG CTGCCTCGCTACATGGAGAAGCTGACCAGTGAGATGAAGGAGGTGGGGAACCTGGAGGGGATCCTGCTGACGGGGCTGACCAAAGACGGAGTGGACCTGATGGAGAGCTACGTGGACCGGACCGGAGACGTCCAGACCGCCAGCTTCTGCATGCTCAGG GGTTCCCCAGGGGAGGTGGTGAAGGACCCGCGTGTCCAGTGCTGGATCGAGAACTACCGCAACCTGCTGGATGCATGGAGGTTCTGGCACAAACGGGCTGAGTTTGACATCCACAGGAGCAAGCTGGACCCCAGCTCCAAACCACTGGCACAG GTGTTTGTGAGCTGTAACTTCTGTGGGAAGTCCATATCgtacagctgctcggccatgccCCACCAGGGCCGCGGCTTCAGCCAGTACGGGGTCAGCGGCTCGCCCACCAAGTCAAAGGTCACCAGCTGCCCCGGCTGCAGGAAGCCCCTCCCCCGGTGTGCCCTCTGCCTCATGAACATGGGCACGCCTGTGTCCAACTGCCCAG GTACGGGGAAGTCAGACGAGAAGGTGGATCTGACCAGGGAGAACAAACTGGCCCAGTTCAACAACTGGTTCACCTGGTGCCACAACTGCCGCCATGGCGGCCACGCAGGTCACATACTCAGCTGGTTTAG GGACCATACAGAGTGTCCAGTGTCGGCCTGCACCTGTAAGTGCATGCAGCTGGACACCACAGGAAACCTGGTGCCTTCAGACAGCCACTAG